In one Pseudomonadota bacterium genomic region, the following are encoded:
- a CDS encoding ELM1/GtrOC1 family putative glycosyltransferase, translating into MTQHSEFHILLLTDGRPGHENQSDGVVMAVERALGRKPTVTPRRLGQLKQQRFARHVLAKTGSVRLTTAIASLSKEDSATAPDMVVSTGGDTLAANALLARQYGVPNIAVGSLRGLSPELFSMVLHIDPALATTPRHWIGLKPAAVDRTLRPAQTDADRATGVVLLGGPTDAEPIAADAVERFLVEAANWRESQAIETLAIIGSRRTPDSWVAAARKIAQRDPDALRFYAASELPFSGVRAMLLGASAAFVTGDSSSMVTEAVYAGVPTVVLSSNRDPRTDTDSAYIRHLEHQNLLAVTHLQAGVTDRPTFAALLERCQPLQTDPLDTLAAAIRERRLV; encoded by the coding sequence ATGACGCAACACTCTGAGTTCCACATTCTTCTGCTGACGGACGGGCGACCGGGGCACGAAAACCAGAGCGACGGCGTGGTCATGGCCGTTGAACGCGCGCTGGGCCGCAAACCGACCGTTACGCCACGTCGTCTCGGTCAGCTCAAGCAGCAACGCTTTGCCCGCCACGTTCTGGCAAAAACCGGTTCGGTCCGACTGACAACAGCCATTGCCTCGCTCTCCAAAGAGGACAGCGCGACCGCGCCCGACATGGTCGTCTCGACGGGCGGCGATACGCTTGCGGCCAATGCGCTTCTGGCCCGGCAGTACGGCGTGCCGAACATCGCGGTCGGGTCTCTGCGCGGCCTTTCGCCGGAGCTCTTCAGCATGGTGCTGCACATCGACCCAGCGCTTGCGACCACGCCCAGGCACTGGATCGGCCTGAAGCCAGCGGCGGTTGACCGAACTCTCCGCCCCGCCCAAACCGACGCGGACAGGGCGACAGGCGTCGTCCTTTTGGGCGGGCCGACAGATGCAGAGCCGATTGCGGCTGATGCCGTTGAACGGTTCCTGGTCGAGGCCGCCAACTGGCGCGAAAGCCAAGCTATCGAGACGCTCGCGATCATCGGCTCGCGCCGCACCCCCGATAGCTGGGTCGCGGCAGCGCGAAAAATCGCTCAGCGCGATCCCGATGCGCTGCGTTTCTATGCAGCCTCCGAGCTGCCCTTCTCCGGCGTCCGCGCGATGCTGCTGGGCGCGTCGGCGGCTTTCGTGACGGGCGATTCCAGCTCGATGGTCACCGAAGCGGTTTATGCCGGCGTGCCAACCGTGGTTCTGTCGAGCAACCGCGATCCACGAACCGATACGGACAGCGCCTACATCCGGCATCTTGAGCATCAGAACCTTTTGGCGGTCACCCATCTGCAAGCGGGCGTAACCGATCGTCCGACCTTTGCCGCGCTTCTTGAACGGTGCCAACCGTTGCAAACGGACCCGCTGGACACCCTCGCCGCCGCGATCAGGGAGCGTAGGCTGGTGTAG